A genome region from Streptomyces xanthophaeus includes the following:
- a CDS encoding C40 family peptidase, whose product MSHTAHIPSHRKPRRSASKLAVRAGVAGGVLSTLAMAGTASASPSAEPVAETTLEMPVLNLDLGADVSSAVTVAAENTRLAAVEGELTAQEESARTGAAAEAKQAKEEAQKKADAEKAEKTAKEEAVRKAEAERSSRSSGSERTTLKSTAAPQGTGTVSAPATGSAAAIVNFARAQVGKAYVMGGTGPSSFDCSGLVQAAYRQAGISLPRMSQAQSSAGTSVSLSALQPGDILYWGSKGSAYHVAIYVGGGKFVGAQNPSTGIVERNLSYDKPTGAVRVL is encoded by the coding sequence ATGTCCCACACCGCTCACATACCCAGCCACCGGAAGCCCCGCCGAAGCGCCTCGAAGCTCGCGGTCCGCGCCGGAGTTGCCGGTGGCGTCCTCAGCACCCTGGCCATGGCCGGCACCGCGAGCGCGTCCCCGTCCGCAGAGCCCGTGGCCGAGACGACGCTCGAAATGCCGGTCCTCAACCTGGACCTGGGCGCCGACGTCTCCTCCGCCGTCACCGTGGCCGCGGAGAACACCCGTCTCGCCGCCGTCGAAGGCGAACTGACCGCCCAGGAGGAGAGCGCCCGCACCGGCGCCGCCGCCGAGGCGAAGCAGGCCAAGGAAGAGGCCCAGAAGAAGGCCGACGCCGAGAAGGCCGAGAAGACGGCGAAGGAAGAAGCCGTCCGCAAGGCCGAGGCCGAGCGCTCCAGCCGCAGCTCCGGCTCCGAGCGCACGACGCTCAAGAGCACCGCCGCCCCGCAGGGCACGGGCACCGTCTCCGCCCCGGCCACCGGCTCCGCCGCGGCCATCGTCAACTTCGCCCGCGCGCAGGTCGGCAAGGCGTACGTGATGGGCGGCACCGGCCCGTCCTCCTTCGACTGCTCCGGTCTCGTCCAGGCCGCGTACCGCCAGGCCGGCATCAGCCTGCCGCGCATGTCCCAGGCGCAGTCCTCGGCCGGCACCTCGGTGTCGCTGAGCGCCCTGCAGCCGGGCGACATCCTGTACTGGGGCTCCAAGGGCAGCGCGTACCACGTCGCCATCTACGTCGGCGGCGGCAAGTTCGTCGGCGCGCAGAACCCCAGCACGGGCATCGTCGAGCGCAACCTCAGCTACGACAAGCCGACGGGCGCCGTCCGCGTCCTCTGA